TTGACAACTatagaatttactaaaaatcaaatatggTTATTTTGTAGATTATGAGgattgatttttaactagagttctatcCTCAGTTCAGTTCCACAATTTTTACATATGGGTTTTCAACACAAACATATGCTACTGTGAATTTGTCAGGGTTTTATGAGCATGAGAACTATTTATCCaacaataaggagattaaacaacatatattttattaagcaatggaaaacacatatttcacaggaaaaagtatttttactagtcataCATCAGCATCTAGagcctaacaaaatttattttgcatttttatcaattttctaCTAATTACCATGCAAATAACAATATTAAGATAGCAAATAGGCATTTAGATTTAAAACAGTATTAACTCCATAGATTCTACTAACACAAGTTGTAGGCCTGGAACATACATGTTAAATGGAAGCTAACTCgattggtttcacaattttttgaTCATGACATGATTTATAAGCCATTTAACAAGTCTagaataaaataaattatagtATCAGATATACAATAGTAACATGCCcataaatatttttgaaataaactagacatcatcAAGAACTCAACAAAAtatgtttcacatttttatcatttttctacaattttctagCCATTTTCCAAGTTTGGAGCCGTTTAAAACATTTTAATCAAATCTGGGTTTTTACTTTTACAGAACCCCCCTTGGACTTTTCAAACTTTTACAACCAAGTCCCTAAGTTTTGCACCGAGGACCCTAGAACTAAAATCCCAATCACAATTTGGTCCTCGGGCCGACCGGTGGCGCGGGCGACGTGATTCCGGCGAGGGTGTCGGTGGCGACCGTGGGCTGATGGCACGGGAGTGATGCGTGACTCACCAGCGACCTTTCTGGTGTAGGGCGTGGGGTCGGTGGGTGGCCGGCTGCAGCGCTCGATGGGGTAGTGGCGGCACAGCTGCTTCTGTCTCCGCTCCGGCGAgggcgcggtggaggaggcctatgcgcagtaccttgaggaggcggagcccattgcagccaagatgtcggagttcgtctccttagaagaactttgagcttttgtgtgtactcttgttcttGTCTCAAGTATgatgatacttttgaatatcaagatttTGGATTTTGGAGTGTGTTGTCTTTCGAAAAATGTTGTTGAATCTTTGAAATGTTGCAACTCTATTGTGCCCGATCTTTCAAGGgtggagctccacctcgcccgaccttgagtcctggggttggaggtgcccgacccctcgagggagggactccgcctcgcccgaccccgagtcctgtggtcggaggcgcccgacccttcgagggtggaactccgcctcgcccgaccctgggtcaAAGCCTCCGTCATGTAAGCTAAGCTTCATGTGTAGTAGTCCCGAGAGTCGAGTAGttgtaatgctgtttgagtactcatcTCCTGAAGGACGAACTCTGGCCGTGAGCAAAAAATCACGAACTAGAGGGTTTGAAACCGACCAGGTGTCACGCTACCAGGACAAAAGCACCCCACCACATGTTTTTGTGGTAGGTAGAGTAAAGAAATCAAACCTAGCTCCAAATAAATCTAAGATCATTGCATCATTACAGTCATCCAGCTTAGTCTCTTGCAGCATGATAAGAGAAACACGTTCTTGAGCGACCACTTCACGAACCATGTTCCGTTTGGCTCATGCGTTGAGCCCATGGACATTCCAAACTAAGatgttttcaaaattcatatGGAAACCATTGATGACTGGGTACATAGAACAGCGAGCTCAAGGCTCTATCTCCGACATGGCCGCTGCCAACGATGGCGCACTGCCAGGAAGCAAGGTGTCGAGTGCCTCACATTGCAAGATAGTGATGGTGGCGGTGAATACCTCCAGGAACCTCTGGAGGGCATCTTGCGGTCCAGATCTTGACGAAATCCCTAGTATCTTCATGAGGACATTTTGGGCTTGGATAGCCGCCTTGGTGGCACGGTGCCGCGACTTCTTCACCAATCGCTCGCTTCGCTGGAGCAATGGTGATGACTTGATGCACATATATCCTCAGGGTACCTTTTGGTTAAGTTTTGTTCATTTATTTGCAGGGTTGATTAATTCAAATTTGACATACGTTTTAAATTTATTAATTCTGCATCTGAATTGGGCCAAGCCACCATTTTTTTTATACATCATTGGGGATTCGACCTTTAGTATCGGTCTCAAACCTTCCTTTAGTATCGTTTATTCAACCGATACCTCTAAGTCGGTActaccggttggtaacaccaaccggtactaaactatTTTGACCCAAAAAAATAAAGACAAATATTGACAAACAACCGGCGATACCTCTAAGTCGATACTaccagttggtaacaccaaccggtactaaactatTTTCACCCAAAAAATAAACACAAATATTGACAAACAGCCGGGAGCCAGAGGCTCGCACTCACAAGTCACGTGTAATATGTGCGTAcacggtccgtgggattcgaacctacAACCTCCATCCCCGCGCGTGCcttcttaccatctcacctacacagcacataagatggagttagatatgctttccttttgaagtaacccatGGAGAGGCTTTTTAGTACCAAGTCATAataccacctggtactaaaggtgacCTTTTAGTACAGGGTGGTATTATGACCTCATACTAAAACCACaagtgtcggggatagatccattgtacccgcaaggaaggaagaagctaTATTTCTattaggattcccctgtaatcctacttggactcctaccttgtaactgactagttATCTTGTgacctgaagtatataaaggagggtaggggtacataGATCGGCAGAACTACATCAAGCCTAAACTAGGCAAAACAACACTCAAgtgtagggcgcaatatacaacatcccaaacatgacgtagggtattacgctacactggtGGTCCGACCTATACAAatctgtatcttgtgtcctcattTTTACTATCAAGTtctaggtccggcgatccccaccaaccaatctactaccttgggatacccctaggtaggttgctgggtctaaaacaccaacatctaGCGCGCCATGTAGGGGTGATCGTTGAGATCATCGGGCCGGGTGAGCTTCAAGAACCTTGTCATGAAATCAATATACTCTACAAGACAAGGTCGTTGTTCTGCCATCCAATCGATGActtgtgacatccctagtaattaagaGACTAAATCTAAGAATCATCAAAGTGATTAAGAaacaaatcaaagctaactccaaatttGCAAAGTGTTAAAACACCCTATAAATGGTGCTCATTGGGcaggaaataaaaataaaattttacatgAGAACTCAAATTTTGGCAAATACAAAAGTGGTAGATCTCCTCAAATTGAACAACTTTCATACTTAAcactttttctgattttgagtggaaggtgttcaaaaacTAAGTggaattttgatcaaatttcaaatcaaattcaaaaacagctTTGACCGGCGTTCTACCAAAGTTCCCTCGAAATTATCTCCAAATCCAGCAAGTTTTCCACCTATTGGCCTTTGTAGAAATTGAAGCCTATATTTGGTCTCAAACTTTTGTACTTGAAGTTTTCCTCACGCAGTTCAAATTTTGAGAGAAATTTCAGCACAAAAGATCAGCCTTCGCGCGACACCCGGGAACGCCATGTGCACAGAGCGTGGTCACCGTGCCGCGGCGAGTTCGCCGGTGCCACGTGGCGCAGCCCCTCGGGCTTCTCCATTTCACCCAACCGCCAGGCAATGAGCGATAGCACAAGCGCCATAGCTGACCAACCGCGCGCGCTATCCTCTCCCTGGCACACCACATCCCACCCGCCCAACCCCTGGTCACGACACACCATGTGCTGGCGcaccgcacgccaccgccggccaaccCCGTGCACCGCCCCTTGCCTGCCACTGACCAGGCCACCGCCTACCCCGCCAATGCACGGAGAGCCTCATCCTGGCATCTCTCTCCCGTCCCTCCCATTTGCCGCTATAAAAAGGGCCGCACCATACCGCCGGCACCCTTCTCACCCTCTTCTGCTCACCATTGCTGCCGCCTTGTGGAGCCCCTACCTTCGGTTATCCCATCTTACTATAACTTACCAATAAAGAAAATTTAAGTCAACACATCAGACAAACAACCTACATGCAGATTGTTGTTGTCCGTGGTTTTGACAAAATTCAGTATACATTGCTTAACTCTGACCTAAGCTAGCTATAATCCATTCCTTTTCACTTCACCTATAGAATGGCATCTGCAGCGCACCATGGCAACTCTTTCCGGTCGCTTATTATTCCCAGTAAGGAACACAAAGCAGTCTGGATCTATTTTTCCAAAGTAGTAGACCACAATGAATGAACAAAGTTTGAGACTGTGTAATCCGAACCTGCTAGTAACCAGCATGGCCGAAAAATAGATATGgtactttttttttgcgaagagAATAGATATGGTACATTTATCTGCTAACTGTCGACAATTTGGTTTCTACACTTATGACGGCACAACTCTGTATCTACCTCAATTCGCTCTCCGTAGTAAAAACTATTCTAAACTAACAAAACAATAACACTTTACACTCGTAAataactcaccttccatgcatCATTTTTGTCCTGATTTAAAATTAGCCCGTGACTAAAGAGACTTCAGTCGCGGATCAAataccaattgggactaaagctcccacgtcccgggtcaaaaatcaactacccgtgggagaccctttagtcccgggtgaaaaaatcagccacctgtggggaccctttagtcctgagtggtaacaccaaccgtgATTAAAGGTTAATCCCGGTGGGTGTtaccacccaggactaaagccctCGACCCTTTAATTCTAGTTGGTAACACTAACCATTactacccgggactaaagggttccccACGGGTGGCTGGCTGAAAAAGACTAAAGCCCTCGGacgctttagtctcggtttgttaccaaccgggactaaaggggatctttagtcccgttggtaacacaaaccgagactaaaggttccccacgagttaatacaaaaggattccaTCCCCTATacagtcagatgtgctgtgtaggtacGATGGTAAGGAAACTACACGCAAgacttgaggtcgtgggttcgaatcccacgcaccgcgcacaagcatatttcgcgtgacttgtgactttaGTGCGCGTGTGGTAGGCCTCccgggaatttctaatattttttttgcaaaattctttagtaccaaccaggactaaacggGCGTGGGGGTTGTGCCTAGCGTGGCGACCCCTTATGTCCGGCTAgttttaccaaccgagactaaagggtatCTTTATCCCCGGTTGTGTGACCTGGGAATAAAAACCTACTTTATCTCGATtactttgtcccagatggattTTTGGGATATTTTCCCCCTACGAACTGGAACGGATGGATTTTTAGGAGACTGGGATGGATGGATTTTGGACGGATGGATTTTTCGGAGACCGGGACGGATAGAATTTTTGGAGATTTGCTCCCTATGAACTGGGACGAAAGGTTGGGTTTTTGGAAGATTTGCCTTCCCGATtactttatcccggatggattttggatggatggatttttgggaaaCTGGGACGGATGGATTTTGGACGGATGGATTTTTAGGAGGCTGGGACGGATGGATTTTGGACGGATGGATTTTTAGGAGATTTGCCCCCTACGAACTAGATTGAAAGGTTGGATTTTTGGATTTTGGACGGATGGAATTTTGGAAGACTGGGacggatggatttttggaagATTTGCCCCCTAAGAATTGAGACGAAAGGCTAGATTTTTGGAAAATTTTCCCGGATTTTGgacggatggatttttgggagacTGGGATGGATGTATTTTTGGAAGATTGCCTCCTATGAACTGAGACGAAAGGCTAGATTTTTGGAAAATTTGCCCGGATTTTGgacggatggatttttgggagacTGGAACGGATGGATTTTTGGCAGATTTGCCCCCTACGAACGTAGGATTTTTTGGATTTTTGGAAGATTTGCCCCCAACTGGATTTTTTTGGATTTGCCCCCAACTGGATTTTTTGAAGATTTGCCCTGAAGGCGTATTTTGGAACGAAACACAGAAAGGCGTGTTTTGTACGTTTTGGGACGAAAGCCGTGTTTTGTACCAGTTTCGTCCGTGTTTTGGGACGAAAGCCGTGTTTTGTacacgtttcgtttgtattttgtaCCAGTTTGCGTTTGTATTTTGTACCAGTTTGGAAGGACGAAAGGCGTGTTTTGTACCAGTTTGGAAAAAGATCTCACAAAGGAGAAATCATTTGCGTTGTTTGATCTCACAAAGGAGAAATCATTTGCGAAATGCAAGAAGGAACAGAAGAAGGCAAGAACACTGGCCGTGGCAGCACGACAAAAGACAAGACAGAAGATGGCTTTCTTGTGGCAGCACGACAGATCGTGCTAACCACGTAATTAAGGTTCAGACGGACAATAGACGTGGATGGCTCCGGCAAACTTGCAAAATTGATGAGACTCGTGTATAATAAAAGGAAGGATACGATTTTATTTTTCACAAGATGGAATACAGTATCAAGATACTAAACACTTACTGGAAACACGTACAATGCAAACACACACACTTTACGGTAGCCACTACAATGCAAACACACACACTTTACGGTAGCCAGTACTACAGTGCAAACACACACAGAGCTGCCGCTTTATTCTTCGTCAATTTATTCTGTCCCTAGCACGGCACAATCTTTCTTTCGGCATGGAAGCTGGAAGCTGCTCAGTGCTGACCAGGAAGCTTCTCCTTGACCTTCTCCATGAACCCCTTCTTCTCGTGTGTCCCCTCGGTCGTCGTCCCGTACGTGTCGGTGGTTCCCGTGCGGCCAGGCGCGTAACCGCCGGTCGCCGTGGTGTGCTGCTGGTCGTGGTCCTTATGGCCGCCCGGAAGCTTCTCCTTGATCTTCTCCATCACGCCCTTCTTCTCGTGCGCCCCATGGGTCGTCGGAGCGTACGTCCCCCCggtggtgccggtgccggtCGGCCCAGTATACCCAGTCGTCCCGCCGTATGCTCCGGGAGCCGTCGCCTGGCCCTGGTTGCCCTTGTGGCCTCCGGGCATTTTCTCCTTGATCTTCTGCTTGAGGCCCTTCTTCCTACGACCGCCCATGCCGTCGTCCTCAGATGACTGCAAAGATTGTTATGTTTGGTCAAAACTAAAGAGGAAAGCAACTAGATAAGCTATGTACACTATGGAGAACAAGCTAGAGCAAGGGAAGCAGCAAGAAACTCACCGAGCTAGAGCTGGAGCTGCTGGAGCGGCGAAGGATGCCGCCCGTCTTGTGCTCAGCGGCATGAGGGAATGCCGCGCCGGTTGCGGCGCCGTGGGTTCCGGTGGTGACGCCTGTGGCGCCGTGACCCGCGCCATGGGTCCCCATTCCCGCGGCTCCGGGCATGCCGGTGTGGGCGCCTCCGCCCAGGACCCCGGTGTCGTGCACTCCGGTCGCCCCGGTGGCGCCGTGCGTACCGTAACCGGTACCATGGGTCCCCGTGGCCGTGACTCCGTGCGCACCGGTGTGACCGTTGCCTACACCCCTGGCGTCATGGATTCCGGTGACTCCATGAGTACCATGAGGTCCTGTGCCTGTGGCCCCATACCCTCCCGGGCCCCCGGCATCATGGACGCCGGTTCCGGTAGCACCGTAAGCTGCGTGACCGGAGCCGCCGTAGCCCCCAATGTCGTGCGTGCCGGTTCCGGTGGGGCCATACCCGGCCTGCTGACCGTAGCCCCCGGCGTCGTAGCTGCCGGTGCCCGCGCCACCGTACCCGCCGGCCTGACCCTGAATGCTGCCGTGGCCGCCAGGGATCGGGTTGCCGTACTCGTCGACGCGGGTGGCCGGCTGGCCGTACAGCCCCTGCTGGTGGTGCGCcattgctctctctctctctctctggctcGCGTCCTCTTGCTTCTGCGTCACTTTGGCTAACTTTGCTAATGAGCTCACTTGTCAAAGCTTCACAACCCGAGATGATGGATGGGACCAAGCGGAGGCCGTATGGGTTTATTTATAGGGCGCGCGTGTAAGCAACGTGTTGGGGTTGGAAGTTGGACACGTCGTGAGCTACGTGTGCGCGCATGCAGCGAGTTGGGTGGCGGGCGCCGCCGAGTGGACGCGTGGGCTGGCCGGCTGGCTTCGGTGTGACCGTATACGTTTTTTGTTCTCGTATTCTATATCTGGAAGGGCCTCCTCCCGCGGCCGGCAACCGGCCAAGAGGTGCCACGCGATCGGGTTTGGAGTCCTGGGCATCGAAACTAGCGAGATTTCTCTGCTTGTCAGTATCTGAAGTAGGTAAGGTGATCTAAACCTTCGTGAGGATGGTTTTTTTAAATGAAATGCGAGGTTGTTAAGATACTCCTCGACGGAAATATgctaaatttttattttttttcttgtttctaGGAAATAATTTTGTTCCTTTCAAACTACTAATTATATTCTATCAGTAACATTCTTTAAGTAAAAATAGGTATTTATAAGGTATAAATAAATGCCGTTTTGAGTTTTGCTATGGCCAACTAATTATTTATCCATCGTTTAAATTTATAACTTTTGATATGATACAAGtgaatttgataaaaaaataggtTTACAATAGATaacattttatatttttttaataaatatattAAGATAATTACTAATCACAATTTTGTTATGGATTATGTCGAAGTCTAAAACAACACTTATTTGTGATTGCAGGGAGACAAAACGAATTCTTAGCGGTAATTATCATGGATGGAAAACCCCctaaggaagaagacggactcctactaagCTTCCTCTATAATTCTAGTAGGattcataccatgtaatcctattaggagttctccttgtaaccgactagtaatcctacctttgaagtatataaaggagggcaggggtccttAGATCGGTACGCGAACACCTCATAAAATcacaacagaggatcaaatcctcaataccaaacaataCCCAAGCGtaaggcgcaatatacaacaccccaaataggatgtagggtattacgctactctagcggcccgacCTGTATAAATcagtgtcttgtgtcctcgcttttaccttcgagttccaggtccaacGATaacccaccaaccaatctactacctcaggaaacccttcggtaggttgccgggtataaaacaccgacaatgtcaagtacttattttattttggttgtctcctcaacctgattctttgatttaaACTAAGGCttgagggctactccatatgaaatACGACTTTCGCCATCCTgtatatcacattccaaagatgaagattacattATCAAAAGAATGGGTCTTGAGCACATCATAGCCTCATGGCATCCTTGAAgcactttgaagattcaaccagataaAGTATTCTAAGAGCACCAAAGCTACTTAGCGAGGATCTGAAAAATACCCGAGGATTGCTGCACTCAACTacgaagcgctcgggggcttatcGGGGATatatccctagtacccgcaaggaaagaagaagctAGACTCCTACTATGAttaccctgtaatcctactatgatGAGTACATTGCCCTGCTGGACACACACGAttcatggtcttccccaagtcacaagtcatcACCAACTCGTTCGTCACGTTCAGTTCGAATTCAGCAAACACCTCTGCACggtttcggccatatctccctcatacgataTCGAAACAAGGCGTTCTTTGATGCATTGGAAAGGGAACAATGATGCCATTCTTTTGGTTCTAGTCCTAGTCTAGAAAATttgtggatcattctgtgtgatcACGATAAGGTGTTGCGTCACCTATTttggccaacttggccttgcataatgttgggccttaagcccatgttGTGGGTGCCTCCCCCCGGTGGCCCCTAACCCTAGGACGCCCCTTTGGGTATAAAACTCAGTAGCCACCATTTTTAGAACTCagattttgtttagttctagttttccatcaacaaactgagattgattcattaTAACTATGGTGACAAATCCATTTACAGTGCTCCAGAGCCCCTattcttgttctcctcgcctGTGATGATTGGTCCGTTTGAATCAAGAGCTTGAaccccatattgatctttgcttcatctatatttgcaatttctAATTGCGTGTTTACCGTTCTCTTGCTTGTATTCTTCGATTCGTTTGCAAGAAAGCCTTTTCggtgaggtcaatcaagttgagcttggttgataaccaatgaAGCAGTAGTGTAGCGATTGCAGGGTTCGAATCGTGTTTGATTTGAAGCTAGATCGTCAACATCGAGTCTCCACTTGTATCTATACCTATCGGAAGATCAGGTTAGTGCTACATCATACTAGAACTCGTatcttgtaatcctactaggactcctaccttataaCAGACTAGTTATCCCACCCCCTatagtatataaaggagggtaggggtacctagatcagcaTAACCACCTCAACTAGAGAAACAACACCCAAGAGCAGGGCGCGATATACAACACATCAAACAGGATGTAACATATTACGCTACACTAGTGGtctgaacctatataaatctatgtcttgtgtcctcgcatTTACCATCAAGTTTCAGATTCGGcaattccccaccaaccaatctaccatctcaggatacccctcagtaggttgcagAGTATAAAACATGGACAATGAAGACCTTAGTACAGGGTCACCCGATACTAATAGGCCTCCAggacccccccccctccctcccacttTGAAGGGACCGGATAAAAAGCCACCAGTACTAAGGTTGCAAATTATGCTTTCCTATGGTGTAAAACAAAGATGAATATTTGATcgggcattttttttttaagacaTCACGTAAATGTCTCCCCACAACACGTGGTACAAGGGATAAAAGGGCAGCAACAAGCACCACTTGAAAAGGATTTAAACGGTCGGCACTTTAGAAATAGGAGAGATATCTTAGATGTAAAAATTTCACTATTCGTAAAATTCTGGTTAATAAAACCAAAAGTATGTTATCGAAGGCTTTGAATTATGGTATTGGAATTGGAAACCGTAAGAGAGATTTTTGGTACAAATTTTAATAAATTTCACTATCATGCTTCATAGTTCCTAAGAAACAatgttctttaaaaaaaaagaaatcataaCATACTCATTGAGCATGTAGAATTCTCTATCTATTAGCTCATAAACATGGAGTAGAGACACTTTAGGATAGATATTTTATGATTTTCCCTTATGAATATATCTTAACATATTATAAGGATACATTTTTGGCACTATATAAAGTGTCATATATATTGAGACCCTACGTTCGGCATTTTCAACCATAGGGATATTTTTTAAGTCATTTTGTAAAATGCGAATATAGAATATTAGAGACATATTTGAGACACTAAAAAATTTGACCTTACCCTCATAAAAACATAGTTTGAGACATTCACACAGTAATATCTTAAGATATTGTTTAGACTATTGACGCATTACTCATAAAAATTCTACTAAGTAAATATCCAACAATTTGTGTGGGGTTGAGTTGACTACTACGGGGAGCTAGTATGATAACAGTATGAGGTCTTGAGTTCAAAGACCTATCAATCCAAAATtatcatattttttaatatatttctaGTTCATATAAAGGATGGGGACATAATATTTTCCCATTACAAGTTATCTTAGAAAATATAGGAACACTTAAAAAAATATCTCTTCATTCAAAGGGATACTTGTAGTGGCACATCAGCATAAAATGTCTCTACAAGATAAAAATAGTATCTCTACAACGTAGTTACAATTATAACGCTGTTATGGGATAGTGTCACTACCACGGGCATTGCTCTACCAACTGTGCGCAAACATCAAATTTCCTGTTTAAACAAACATCAGACTGGAACTGATTAATAAATATCATTAAAGCAACACTAACATGAAATTGGATAACAAGAGTAAATACCAATATTTTGGAAAATTATATGAATATCATGTCAGCTAAAGTTCCTATATAGAGCTTTTTATGGACATTGGAGAAGCACCAGGAAACACAGTTTAGTCTCTTCTATCTTCTCATGAGATTGCAGTTACGGATAGCTATTCTCTTACTCATAACAAGTGAAATAGATCCCTGGTTCCAAAAACATTAATAAACAAATCCAACCGTAATATACTCAGTAATTATAACAGTTTCACTTAGAGCAAGTTTAATAACGCAGCTAGCAAGCGGGCTGCAAGGTTTCTCTCAGCCTTTTCCTAGTTCACTCCTACAATGGTTAGCTCTTCACCACTAATACATGGTCCACAAGTCATTCTCACAAAGTTTCTTGGTTCCTGTGACCAAGTCGGCTGTAAGCTTATAgcccgcttctcctctctcatctcttctctctcctccacgtcaGCATTCAACCAGCTTACAGCTCCTTATACTTGctcttaggccttgtttagttgctaaagtttggaggtgccaaattactgttacagcactgtagcacactgtagcgtttcgtttgtatttgtgaattatcatccaaatattgactaattaggctcaaaagattcatcttgcaaagtacaacaaaactgtgcaattagtttttaatttcatctacatttagtactccatgcatgtaccgcaagtttgatgtgatgggaatcttctttttgcatagtgacaaagttgggagttgggggttaactaaggccttgtttagttacccaaagtttggaggtgcaaaattcctgtagcacactgtagcgttcgtttgtatttgtgaattattgtccaaatattgactaattaggctcaaaagattcgtctcgcaaagtacaacaaaactgtgcaattagtttttaatttcgtctacatttagtactccatacatgtaacataagtttgatgtgatgggaaatcttctttttgcatagtgtcgaagttgggagttttggagcagcCTAAGTAAGGGCTTAT
This genomic window from Setaria viridis chromosome 8, Setaria_viridis_v4.0, whole genome shotgun sequence contains:
- the LOC117833602 gene encoding uncharacterized protein encodes the protein MAHHQQGLYGQPATRVDEYGNPIPGGHGSIQGQAGGYGGAGTGSYDAGGYGQQAGYGPTGTGTHDIGGYGGSGHAAYGATGTGVHDAGGPGGYGATGTGPHGTHGVTGIHDARGVGNGHTGAHGVTATGTHGTGYGTHGATGATGVHDTGVLGGGAHTGMPGAAGMGTHGAGHGATGVTTGTHGAATGAAFPHAAEHKTGGILRRSSSSSSSSSSEDDGMGGRRKKGLKQKIKEKMPGGHKGNQGQATAPGAYGGTTGYTGPTGTGTTGGTYAPTTHGAHEKKGVMEKIKEKLPGGHKDHDQQHTTATGGYAPGRTGTTDTYGTTTEGTHEKKGFMEKVKEKLPGQH